DNA from Anomalospiza imberbis isolate Cuckoo-Finch-1a 21T00152 unplaced genomic scaffold, ASM3175350v1 scaffold_134, whole genome shotgun sequence:
gtagagaaacaaaaggagaaatggcaaAAACAATGGCATTTCGTTGTGGTCAATATTAAAAActaaggcaaaggaaaaaaacaacccacaaccATACCAACCAGAAGtatcaaaaattacttttattacaagtcatttgcagaaattggccagcagtttaatgttcctgaaagcaccaagtcatcagtgtccacactgcagccttgagctcctggttcctcaggctgtagatgagggggttcagggctggaggcaccactgagtacagaactgacagggccagatccagggatggggaggacatggaggggggcttcaggtaggcAAACACTGCACTGCTGATGAAtagagagaccacggccaggtgagggaggcaggtggaaaaggctttgtgccgtccctgctcagaggggatcctcagcacagccctgaagatctgcacataggagaaaacaatgaacacaaaacagccaattGCTGCACACACACTAACAGCtatgagcccaagttccctaagattggatttggagcaggagagcttgaggatctgtgggatttcacagaagaactggccgagggcattgccatggcacaggggcagggaaaatgtattggctgtgttcagcagagcattgagaaaggcactggcccaggcagctgctgccatgtgggcacaagctctgctgcccaggagggtcccgtagtgcaggggtttgcagatggacacgtagtggtcgtagcacatgatggtcaggagatAAAACTCTGCTCCCATGAAGAAGATAAGCAGAAAcacctg
Protein-coding regions in this window:
- the LOC137466080 gene encoding olfactory receptor 14C36-like, encoding MSNSSSISHFLLLALADTRQLQLLHFCLFLGISLAALLGNGLIISAVACGHHLHTPMFFFLLNLALSDLGSICTTVPKAMHNSLWDTTTISYSGCAAQVFLLIFFMGAEFYLLTIMCYDHYVSICKPLHYGTLLGSRACAHMAAAAWASAFLNALLNTANTFSLPLCHGNALGQFFCEIPQILKLSCSKSNLRELGLIAVSVCAAIGCFVFIVFSYVQIFRAVLRIPSEQGRHKAFSTCLPHLAVVSLFISSAVFAYLKPPSMSSPSLDLALSVLYSVVPPALNPLIYSLRNQELKAAVWTLMTWCFQEH